One part of the Salvelinus sp. IW2-2015 unplaced genomic scaffold, ASM291031v2 Un_scaffold9894, whole genome shotgun sequence genome encodes these proteins:
- the LOC112079848 gene encoding galactose-specific lectin nattectin-like, which yields MGWYDFNGRCYKYVATRLDWADAESYCVTQGANLASVHSEAEHQFIKILIKMFDPAEFYTWIGLSDIVKEGRWMWTDGSKVDFTDWFKSDPDGGKAQNC from the coding sequence ATGGGCTGGTATGACTTTAACGGACGCTGCTATAAGTATGTTGCCACACGACTGGACTGGGCAGACGCTGAGTCCTACTGTGTGACTCAGGGAGCGAACTTGGCCTCTGTGCACAGTGAGGCAGAACACCAGTTCATCAAAATTCTAATCAAGATGTTCGACCCTGCGGAGTTCTACACCTGGATCGGGTTGTCTGACATCGTTAAGGAGGGGAGGTGGATGTGGACTGACGGGTCCAAGGTGGACTTTACCGACTGGTTTAAATCAGACCCTGATGGTGGAAAGGCTCAAAACTGT